The Arachis hypogaea cultivar Tifrunner chromosome 19, arahy.Tifrunner.gnm2.J5K5, whole genome shotgun sequence genome has a window encoding:
- the LOC112778498 gene encoding uncharacterized protein, which produces IIVIEAYRTLRDRGSYPAVQVVRDFQGKFVFIPFDSGSKTAFIAADADGCVPFFWGADADENLVLADDKEVVTKSCGTSSAPFFKGFFFTTSGGLSNFEHPFNELKSIPRVDSFGQVCGATFKVDEAKKESTGMSRVGSAANWSNNI; this is translated from the exons ATCATTGTCATAGAGGCATACAGGACTCTGAGAGATCGTGGTTCCTATCCTGCTGTTCAAGTCGTGAGAGATTTCCAAGGCAAATTTGTGTTTATTCCGTTTGACAGTGGTTCTAAAACCGCGTTTATTGCTGCA GATGCTGATGGGTGTGTTCCCTTCTTTTGGGGAGCTGATGCTGATGAAAATCTTGTTCTTGCAGATGACAAAGAGGTTGTAACTAAGAGCTGTGGGACATCTTCTGCACCATTTTTTAAAG GATTCTTCTTTACAACATCCGGAGGTTTGAGCAATTTTGAGCATCCATTTAATGAGCTGAAGTCTATCCCAAGAGTTGACAGTTTTGGTCAGGTGTGTGGTGCAACTTTCAAAGTGGATGAGGCTAAGAAGGAATCAACTGGCATGTCAAGGGTTGGAAGTGCTGCTAACTGGTCGAATAATATCTAA